Below is a window of Hippea jasoniae DNA.
ATTGCAGAGGGAGCCTTTGAAAGAGCCATAGAATACTCTCAGGAGAGAAAACAGTTTGGTAAACCCATCTCTGCATTTCAGGCAATACAGTTAAAGCTTGCAGATATGAAGATGAGAATAGAACAGGCAAGATGGGTAACCTACTATGCAGGCTGGCTAAAAGATGCAAAGAGAAACTTTATCCTTGAATCCTCCATAGCAAAGGCAGCAGCATCAGAGGCTGCAACCTTTGTAACAAAGGAAGCCCTTCAGGTCTATGGAGGCTACGGCTACATTACAGAGTATGAGATGGAGCGCTACTACAGGGATGCAAAGATAACAGAGATCTATGAAGGAACAAATGAAATTCAGAGGATAGTAATAAGCAAGATGCTGATGAAGTAGGGAGGGGAGATGAAGTATCCTGAGTTAGAAAATCTATCAAAAGAAGAGCTCATAGCAATTATTGAGGATGAAGCAAAAAACTGGCTTGCACATGACGGGTTGTGGTTTCAGGCTGTTGAAAGACATTACGGAATAGACAAAGCAATAGAACTTGATATTGAGGCATGGA
It encodes the following:
- a CDS encoding acyl-CoA dehydrogenase family protein produces the protein NVKIPKENLLGKKGEGFKIAMDTLDGGRVGIAAQALGIAEGAFERAIEYSQERKQFGKPISAFQAIQLKLADMKMRIEQARWVTYYAGWLKDAKRNFILESSIAKAAASEAATFVTKEALQVYGGYGYITEYEMERYYRDAKITEIYEGTNEIQRIVISKMLMK